GCCCCCCGCGGGGTCTTGGCCCCACCGCTCCCCTCCAGCTGCGCGCTGTTGCTCACTGCCTTGGGTTTATAGACGTCTTGGGGCAAGACATGCTGGGGCCCTGGCTGCAGGAGGTGAGGAGCCGGGTAGGGAGCTGGATTAAGGGGGGCAAAGTCGGAGGGGTAGGTGGGCAGTTGGGGGTTCAGTGGAGGCTGAGCCGGACCTGTGGGCAGTGTCCCTTGCAGCCCATCACCCTGGCCCTGCCCACCACCTAGCCAGTTGCCCCCCGGGTGCATGTCCCACCAAGGAGTAGGAGCATTGCCTGGGCCCGGTGAGATGCCTGCGTGGATGCCTGCCTTGTACCAGGAGCCGTAGGGGTGCGCCATGTCCAGAGAGGTGTAGACACTGGGCAGGCAGTCAGAAGAGCTGTGGCCCTTGGGCACTAgtagcccagggtcctgggtgccCGTGGGCCCAGGGAATGAATGGGAAAAAGGAGGGTAGTCATTGGCATAGCCAGAAGTGGGCGCCGGAGGACTGCCTGCAGGTGGGAGAAGCCCATTGGTGCTTGTAAAGGGGGCTGGGTAGGCATCCCCCATGGTTTTGGGGGCTGAAAGGTCACTGCCCACAGGGTATGGCTTCTTGGCGCCTGCTTTGCCCAGTGTCGCTGAGTCCCGCAGAGGGCTGGTGCCACCAAATTTGCTGCACGCTGCCGTCAGCATGGCCAGAGGACTGGAGCCATAGTGAGCTTCCTCCTGCGGACAGAGGGAAGCACGGCttagggggagaggaggagaagtgCAGAAAGAAGGGCAAAACTCTAGAGACATGGAGAGTAGAACCAAGGGGTCCAAGAAGAGTCGAAGAGGATGGGAGGTAGAGGAGGACAGGCCGGTGAACACTGGGCCCCAAGGCAGAGCTCAGATGGAGTGGGAGTCGTAGGAAGGAGAGCCGGGTCCAGGCTGCAGCCTAGCAACCAGTCCAGGAGGCAGAGTTCACTATGGAGTTGCTGgggtgccggggggggggggggcgctcagAGGAACAGGAGATGCTTCTTAAATAACCacgggaggggcgcctgggtggctcagcgggttaaagcctctgccttcagctcaggtcatgatcccagggtcctgggatcgagccccgcatcgggctctctgcttagcggggagcctgcttcctcctctctctctctctctgcctgcctctctacctacttgtaatctctatctgtcaaataaataaatctttaaaaaaataaataaataaataaataaataaataaataaccacgGGAAAAGCCAGGAATGGATGCAGGACC
This DNA window, taken from Meles meles chromosome 7, mMelMel3.1 paternal haplotype, whole genome shotgun sequence, encodes the following:
- the SP7 gene encoding transcription factor Sp7 isoform X1, translated to MASSLLEEEAHYGSSPLAMLTAACSKFGGTSPLRDSATLGKAGAKKPYPVGSDLSAPKTMGDAYPAPFTSTNGLLPPAGSPPAPTSGYANDYPPFSHSFPGPTGTQDPGLLVPKGHSSSDCLPSVYTSLDMAHPYGSWYKAGIHAGISPGPGNAPTPWWDMHPGGNWLGGGQGQGDGLQGTLPTGPAQPPLNPQLPTYPSDFAPLNPAPYPAPHLLQPGPQHVLPQDVYKPKAVSNSAQLEGSGGAKTPRGAGTGGSGGYGGGGAGRSSCDCPNCQELERLGAAAAGLRKKPIHSCHIPGCGKVYGKASHLKAHLRWHTGERPFVCNWLFCGKRFTRSDELERHVRTHTREKKFTCLLCSKRFTRSDHLSKHQRTHGEPGPGPPASGPKELGEGRSAGEEEASQTPRPSASPAPPEKAPEGSPEQSNLLEI
- the SP7 gene encoding transcription factor Sp7 isoform X2 translates to MLTAACSKFGGTSPLRDSATLGKAGAKKPYPVGSDLSAPKTMGDAYPAPFTSTNGLLPPAGSPPAPTSGYANDYPPFSHSFPGPTGTQDPGLLVPKGHSSSDCLPSVYTSLDMAHPYGSWYKAGIHAGISPGPGNAPTPWWDMHPGGNWLGGGQGQGDGLQGTLPTGPAQPPLNPQLPTYPSDFAPLNPAPYPAPHLLQPGPQHVLPQDVYKPKAVSNSAQLEGSGGAKTPRGAGTGGSGGYGGGGAGRSSCDCPNCQELERLGAAAAGLRKKPIHSCHIPGCGKVYGKASHLKAHLRWHTGERPFVCNWLFCGKRFTRSDELERHVRTHTREKKFTCLLCSKRFTRSDHLSKHQRTHGEPGPGPPASGPKELGEGRSAGEEEASQTPRPSASPAPPEKAPEGSPEQSNLLEI